In Nitrosomonas stercoris, the genomic stretch AGTCGCTGAGCTGGCAACGGCACAAAACCGCCACCACGTCATCCAGCAGCGTCTGCAGGAACAAACCGAGCAACTGGAGCAACTCCAGGAAAAACACGCGCAGACAGAACTGCGCTTACGGCAACAATTGGAACAAGCAGCCACTGAAATCAAGCAATTACAACGCTTTCAGCGTGATAACAAAGCGCTTCAACAACGCTTAAAAAAACTGGAATCGAATCAGGCCATGCTGAAAATGAGCCAATGTCTGATGCGTCTGACAACGGAAAACGAACAATTGCAGATCCGGCTTGCGCAAGCCAGTGAGTTGAAGCAATCTCTTAAAAATGCTTGTCATAACCTGGCTGAACTCTATCGTGAACGCGACACTTTACATGCTGAACGCGATGCGCTTGAAAATCTGCTACTGGCACTTAATTCTAGCGAGGCAATCGAACAGGCAGCAGCCGATGCTGGCGACACCACCAATAACCACGATTGCATTTTATGTGTAGGCGGCCGCTCTGCATTGGTACCGCATTATCGTGCGCTCGCCAGGCAACTTGGCCTCACCCTATCGCACCACGATGGCGGGCGAGAAGACGCTCTATCTCGCTTGCCGGAAATGATATATGGCGCTACTGCTGTCATTTGCCCAACTGATTGCGTCAGCCACGCTGCCTATTATCAGATCAAAAAAATTTGTCGCCTGGGAGATAAGCCTTGTCTACTCTTCAAAGGAGCAGGTATTTCCAGCTTCGCAAGAGCACTGACAAAAATCATATCTGGCCAAACCAGTGAAAATCGCTCGATCTATTCCATCAACTAGACACCAATACAATCGATTTAGTCGCACCTTTTTCTATTTATTTTTATACAGCACGGAGAAAATATGTTTCTTGGCATCAAACGAGCAAGGATCGCCTTGTCACTCTATTTATTAGCTTTCATTTTGCTAGGTACGGGCAAGCTATATGCAGCCGACACCGAATCACTCAATCAAACTGGTTTTCTGGTGGTGGCAGCAGATCGTGGCTTTGTTGGCAATGAAGAAATCCGTGACGCATTCGCAACATTTGCAGCAGAATACCCCGCAGCATTGGTATTGGTAACAGATGAACGTAGCCGGGAAACACTGAAACCGGCACTTGATCATTTATATAGCCAAAACATCAAGCGCATCGTGGTGTTACCTTTATTTATCTCCACCGCTGAGCCACGTTATCAACTAATCCATTCACTCATTACAGAAGAAAACAAAACTCTCCCCTTAGTATTTGCTCGCCCTTACGGGGCAAGCTATTTCGCGGTTGAAGCGCTTGCTTCTCAACTACGCACGATGGCTGAGGTCAACCGCCAACATTTACTGATTGTGGGCTATGGTGCACAGGAAGATAAAGATCAACGCGCCATGTATGACGATTGGAAACGCATTGCCAAACAAGCCGCGCAAGATATTCCATTTCAATCAGTTAACGTGCTGATTATTCCAGAAAAAAAGGAGAATGAAGCATCAGAAAGCTATTCTGATAACGTAAAAAAACAATTGAGCAATGCGCTTATCGCCAAAAAAACAGTCGGCAAAAATGCCAATCATCAGGTCATTGCATTTGCCCTAGGGCCAAAACACGACAATATGATGTCGCTGGAAAGTCGCCTACAATGGTATTTGCCTAAAAATGCCAAGCTCAATCCATCCGGCATTGAAACACCACAGCTGGCCATGTGGATGCAACGGGAAGCCAATCGTAATCTACCATTGGCGACAGAAAACATCGGTGTCATTTTGTTTGCTCATGGTGCCGATTTTCACTGGAATGAAAGCCTGCGCACCGCAGTTGCCCCCCTGCTGGATCGCTACAAAATTGAATATGCTTTCTCTATGGCTGATCCAGCCACCATTGAACGTGCATTACGCAAACTGGAACAACGCGGTGCCCAAAGTGCCATCGTCGTTAGTGCTTATGCCACACATAACTCCTTCCGTCAGGAAATCAGCCATCTGACCGGTCTGGATGTTGAAAATCCGCAAACTCCACCGGCAATCAGTAGTGGTGGACATGATCACCATGGCCATTCCAGCATGCCTCCCGCCAGAATTTTGACGTCATTACCAGTCATCTGGACCGGTGGCTATGAAGACAATCCGCTGTTTGCACAAGCCTTGTTTGATCGGGCGCTAGCACTTTCCAAAGATCCTGCCAAAGAAACCATCATCTTGACAGCACATGGTGCGCGCGATGATCAGCAAAACGACAAATGGTTGCAAAAACTAGACAGCATTACCCAGCATATGCGCAGTAATGGCGGACAAAAATTCAAAGCTTTCAAGGCTGGTACCTGGCGTGAAGATTGGCCAGAAAAACGCGAAGCATGGGTCAAAAAAATTCGCGCCATGGTCACCGAAGCAACTCAACAAGGGGGAACAGCCATTGTCATTCCAGCACGCACCACGGGTACCGGGCCGGAAAAACGCTTTCTCGATGGCTTGAAATTTGAGCTGGGAGAAGGCTTTGCACCGCATCCGCTATTCACTCAATGGGTAGAAGAACAAATCCAACAGGGCGTTGCTCAGCACAAACAAGCAATTACAAATTAAAAATAACCACTCTTACTCAATCAACTATTAACCAAACAGCCAGCGTTTTGCCAGCCAGCCAGAAATAAACAACTAATTTCTAGAGGAATTTTTCATGCAATTCAGGCTAAAACGCTCGCTGGTGATGACCAGGATGCATCTGGTAACACTTGCTGGCACGTTAACTTTAGGTGCTCCCGTTCTGGCACAACCAACTGATCTCACGCTTGAGCAAAAAGAGCAAAAAATAGCGGCTGCCAATCTGCAGGAAATTACGGTGACGGCCACTCGCACCAGCCGCAAGGTTAGCGATGTGCCTGAATCCATCAGTGTGGTCGATACCGAACAAATACGTACCAGACAAGCAACTGACATGAGCGATATATTGCGTTATCTGCCCAACATTGAACTGGGTGGTGGGCCACGCAACCTGGGATTAAATCCAGTTATACGCGGATTAGGGGATGATCGTATTCTATTCTTGCTGGATGGCGCGCGACAGGATTTTAATCGCGGCCACAATGCCCGTATCTTTACTGATCCCTCCTTGCTCAAGCGGGTAGATGTCATGCGCGGCCCGGCTTCCACCACATGGGGTAGCGGTGCGCTTGGCGGCGTCATTTCTTTTACTACGCTGGATGCTACTGATCTGTTGCGAACGGGAGAGCGCTTTGGCGTCAAACTCCGCGGCGGTTTTCAAAGCATGAATGAGCACTATATCCCTGGTATCAGCGCTTATGGCTTGCTGGGCGAACAATTTGATTATTTGCTGGATTTCTCTTACCGCAATGCAGCTGATGACATTCGCCATGGCGATGGCTCGCGGCTACAACACTCCCGCTTTGAATCTTATGCCAGCCTGGCCAAATTCAACTGGACGCCAAGCGATCATCAATTCATGTTTTCTGCTCAGACATTTGATCAACTGGGTGAAGTACCTTCCAATTCACAAGCTGCCGCCACCCCCGATACCTTGGTAGATCGCCACACTGAGCAACGCAACTACACCTTGCGTTATCGCTATGAAAACGAAGACAATACTTGGTTGAATCCGGAAATTCTAGTTTATCACAACACCACGCATAGTCTGGAGAAACGGTTATTTGATCAGCGGCGGGATGCCACTGACTTTTCAACGACCGGTGTCAACGCACACAATAGTTCACAGCTTAATCTGGGTGAGTTTGTCAGCCAGTTATTCACCTACGGTATTGATTATTACCACAACGAAGCCAAAGGCAAGCGTAATGGCGCTACCCGTACTGAATTCCCTCGCGGCAGCACCGATGTTGTTGGTATTTATTTGCAAGACGAAATCACTCTATGGGATCGTTTGTCACTCACCCCTGGCGTACGCTGGGATCATTTCGATAATCAGGCCGACGGCATTGCAACCAGTAGTAACACCAACAGTCGCGTCAATTTCAAGCTAGGCGGCGCACTTAAAATAACCGATTGGTTTTCTATTGTGGGCGGCTATAACGAAGCCTTCCGTGCACCGACCTTAAGTGAACTATTTACTACTGGTACTCACTTCAGCTGTGGACCGGGATGCGCCAATCTTTTTACGCCTAATCCGAATCTGAAACCGGAAACCGCCTTTAACAAGGAAATTGGTGCGCGTATACAAAAATCAGATCTATTCTATGAAAATGACCAATTAACCGTTCGCGGTGCTTATTTTCATAACAAGGTCAAAAACTTTGTAGATCTGATGGTGGATTTTGTGTTCTATCCGGTGCCGGGCAACCCTGGTTTGGGTGGGACTACCAGCAGTGATAACGTGCACAACGCCGTACTAAAGGGCTTTGAAATCGAAGCAAACTATGCCATGAAATACGCTTACACTGGCTTTTCCTATGCGCAAACACGTGGTTATAACCGGACAGATGGCGGTGTATTATCAAATGTACAGCCGGATAAATGGATTGTGCTGGCCGGATTAAAATGGCCTGATTATGACCTTTCTCTGGGTTGGCGCAGCAGTATCGTCTCCGCACAAAACCGCGTTCCAACAGGCGGCACACCTACTCCTGGTTATACATTGCATGACTTAACATTGGCTTGGGCACCACAAAATGGCCCTGCCAAGGGGTTTCGCATCGATTTTGGTGTCGACAACCTGACTGACAAAGATTATCGCCGTCATCTCAGCGTCTTGAAAGATCCGGGACGTAATTACAAATTGGCAGTGTCATACCAGTTTTAAGCACATATTTTGAAACCATCAATTTGCTCATTGTTTTTAACAAAACACTTGCACAAATTATTTTAGTCTATATAATGATAATCATTCTCGTTTACAAGTAGCTGGAGTCATACATGGAGCCAACCACCCACAAATATCATGCAGGACACACGCCTGATAATGGATTGTTTCCTCATTTTGAACCACTGACAATCAAGCTACTCAGCAGTGAAGATTTATTTGGCAATAGTAACGAGATATTAATTCAACATCGCAATGAGCAATATCGTCTACGTTTGACGCGTAACAATAAACTGATTCTTACCAAGTAATCATTCGCTCATTCAGCGGTTTAAATTTGTAGCTTAACCACCCTGTTTTTGTAGTAATCACTGGCAGTGCTCTCTCCTCTTCCAGTGATCAATGACGGCAAGCCAGCCCCTGACTTCAGGGGCAAGCCAGCCATTTTTTTGGGATTAATTATGAAATTTCCGAAAAGAGCACGGCTAGCAGTCACTCCACGAAATCTTCCCACGCCCGTTACTGGATTGCCGCGGCATACGTCCGCTAAGCAATTACCACGCTGGGTAGTGAATACGCTAACTGTATCAATAATATCCACAGCATTTGGCAAGTTATCTCAACTTTTGGCTAGCAAAAAATCAACTTGTTCTGACATTGCTATCCACCACCCTACAGAGAGGAACATTACGTTTCTACCTCATTATCACAACATGCTATGGGTGAAAACAGATCAATTATTGCGCTCGTTCAGCAAGCTGATTGCTGATCCCCCGCAACTGAGCCATCACTTATTGATCGGTCAAACTATTTTATGTATTGGTGGGCGCGCTGAACTGTACACAGATTATCATCGCTTGATAGAAACTGTCGGTGGTCGGCTGATGATTTTTCGTAGCCATGATCATAATCCTGCTGACCATTTACCCGCACTACTTGAACAGGCAAGCGTTATCATCTGTCCGGTAGATTGCGTCAACCACACTGATTTTTTTGCCGCCAAACAGTATTGTCAACGAACCGATAAATGTTGTGCCATGCTGCAGCGCTCTGATCTATCAACATTTAGCAAAGCAATCGCAATGCTTATTCAGAAAAATATCTATCCGGGCATAAAAGTAGATCGATGGGATTTGCAACATAGTCAACCTACGCTAGCAACGCTGAGCGCAACCGGTGCATTGACTGGATAAGCAGAGCAGCCACAACAGTTGCGCCAGCACTGGCTGAGTATTTTTCGAGCTTTGTTAGAAGAAGGTGAAACAGGCTTAGTCAGTTGATTGTTTGACTGCTTCCCACTGTTCCGGGGTATAGGTTTTCATGGACAGCGCATGAATTTCTTCATGCATGCGTTCTCCCAATGCCTGATACACCAATTGATGCTGCTTGACCATGCTTTTCCCCTGGAACTGTTCACTGACGATCACGGCACTGAAATGATGACCATCGTCCCCTACTACTTTGATCCAGGAGCAAGACAACCCGGCTTTGATTGATTGTTCAATTGATTCAGCTGTAACCATAACGATTCCTCTATTCGTAAAAAATATAAAAAACGTGGGCTGGGCTTGTGCTTATGAACGAATTTTGTAACCGCTTTTCAACAGCCACAACGTCCATCCAGAGATAATGACGAGGCAACACGCCACCACTCCCATACTGATATAGGGTGAAATATCAGAGGTTCCGAAAAAACCATAACGGAAACCATCGATCATGTAAAAGAAGGGGTTTAAGTGTGATAAAAATTGCCAGATCGGTGGCAAAGAATAAATGGAATAAAACACACCGGAAAGAAAGGTGAGCGGCAAGACAATAAAATTCTGGAAAGCGGCCAGCTGATCAAATTTGTCCGACATAATGCCAGCCATAATTCCTAGCACGCCTAATAACGCACTACCGAGTAGCGCAAATAACACAATCCAAAACAATGACTGCAGTGGC encodes the following:
- a CDS encoding hemehemopexin utilization protein C is translated as MQFRLKRSLVMTRMHLVTLAGTLTLGAPVLAQPTDLTLEQKEQKIAAANLQEITVTATRTSRKVSDVPESISVVDTEQIRTRQATDMSDILRYLPNIELGGGPRNLGLNPVIRGLGDDRILFLLDGARQDFNRGHNARIFTDPSLLKRVDVMRGPASTTWGSGALGGVISFTTLDATDLLRTGERFGVKLRGGFQSMNEHYIPGISAYGLLGEQFDYLLDFSYRNAADDIRHGDGSRLQHSRFESYASLAKFNWTPSDHQFMFSAQTFDQLGEVPSNSQAAATPDTLVDRHTEQRNYTLRYRYENEDNTWLNPEILVYHNTTHSLEKRLFDQRRDATDFSTTGVNAHNSSQLNLGEFVSQLFTYGIDYYHNEAKGKRNGATRTEFPRGSTDVVGIYLQDEITLWDRLSLTPGVRWDHFDNQADGIATSSNTNSRVNFKLGGALKITDWFSIVGGYNEAFRAPTLSELFTTGTHFSCGPGCANLFTPNPNLKPETAFNKEIGARIQKSDLFYENDQLTVRGAYFHNKVKNFVDLMVDFVFYPVPGNPGLGGTTSSDNVHNAVLKGFEIEANYAMKYAYTGFSYAQTRGYNRTDGGVLSNVQPDKWIVLAGLKWPDYDLSLGWRSSIVSAQNRVPTGGTPTPGYTLHDLTLAWAPQNGPAKGFRIDFGVDNLTDKDYRRHLSVLKDPGRNYKLAVSYQF
- a CDS encoding DNA-binding transcriptional regulator BolA, which gives rise to MVTAESIEQSIKAGLSCSWIKVVGDDGHHFSAVIVSEQFQGKSMVKQHQLVYQALGERMHEEIHALSMKTYTPEQWEAVKQSTD